Proteins encoded within one genomic window of Mauremys mutica isolate MM-2020 ecotype Southern chromosome 11, ASM2049712v1, whole genome shotgun sequence:
- the SOX8 gene encoding transcription factor SOX-8, with protein sequence MLTMTEEHDKALEPPCSPAGTASSMSHVDSDSDSPLSPAGSEGLGCAPPAPAPRPPAGPKGEPAEVDERFPACIRDAVSQVLKGYDWSLVPMPVRGNGSLKAKPHVKRPMNAFMVWAQAARRKLADQYPHLHNAELSKTLGKLWRLLSENEKRPFVEEAERLRVQHKKDHPDYKYQPRRRKSVKAGQSDSDSGAELSHHAGSQIYKADTGLGAVGDSHHHSDHTGQTHGPPTPPTTPKTDLHHGSKQELKHEGRRLVESGRQNIDFSNVDISELSSEVINMETFDVRELDQYLPLNGHSAMPADHGQNSSAGSYGPTYSHSANGTSGAAQVWTHKSPSSVSPTLNETSQQRPHIKTEQLSPSHYSDQSHGSPTHSDYGSYSAQACATTASATTAAASFSSSQCDYTDLQSSNYYNPYSGYPSSIYQYPYFHSSRRPYATPILNGLSIPPAHSPTANWDQPVYTTLTRP encoded by the exons atgctcacCATGACCGAGGAGCACGACAAAGCCCTGGAGCCGCCCTGCAGCCCGGCGGGCACCGCCAGCTCCATGTCCCACGTGGACTCGGACTCCGACTCGCCCCTGTCCCCCGCCGGCTCGGAGGGGCTGGGCTGCGCCCCGCCggcccccgccccgcgcccgcccgccggccccaAGGGGGAGCCGGCCGAGGTGGACGAGCGCTTCCCCGCCTGCATCCGGGACGCCGTGTCGCAGGTGCTGAAGGGCTACGACTGGAGTCTGGTGCCCATGCCCGTGCGGGGCAATGGATCGCTGAAGGCCAAGCCCCACGTCAAGCGGCCCATGAACGCCTTCATGGTGTGGGCGCAGGCCGCCCGCAGGAAGCTGGCCGACCAGTACCCGCATCTGCACAACGCCGAGCTCAGCAAGACCCTGGGCAAGCTCTGGCG tttGTTAAGTGAAAATGAGAAACGTCCCTTTGTGGAAGAAGCTGAGAGGCTCAGGGTTCAGCACAAGAAGGATCATCCGGATTATAAATACCAGCCCCGGAGGAGGAAAAGTGTAAAAGCTGGCCAGAGTGATTCTGATTCGGGAGCCGAGCTCAGCCATCATGCAGGGAGCCAGATCTACAAAGCAGACACAGGGCTAGGAGCTGTGGGAGATTCTCACCATCACAGTGATCACACCG gGCAAACTCATGGACCACCCACCCCTCCTACCACCCCTAAAACGGATCTTCATCATGGGAGCAAGCAAGAGCTGAAACACGAGGGGCGCCGCCTAGTGGAGAGCGGCCGTCAGAACATAGACTTCAGCAATGTGGACATCTCTGAACTGAGCAGCGAGGTCATTAATATGGAGACCTTTGACGTGCGTGAGCTTGACCAGTATTTGCCACTGAATGGCCACTCCGCCATGCCCGCTGACCACGGGCAGAACTCCTCAGCAGGGTCTTACGGCCCTACCTATTCCCATTCAGCCAACGGCACCAGTGGAGCAGCCCAAGTTTGGACTCACAAAAGCCCATCCTCGGTGTCCCCTACTTTAAATGAAACCAGCCAGCAGAGACCACACATCAAAACGGAGCAACTCAGCCCAAGTCATTACAGCGACCAATCCCATGGGTCTCCAACTCACTCCGACTACGGTTCCTATAGCGCACAGGCTTGTGCCACCACGGCTTCGGCCACCACAGCGgctgcctctttctccagctcgCAGTGTGACTATACAGACCTCCAGAGTTCTAATTACTACAACCCTTACTCCGGGTATCCCTCCAGCATTTACCAGTATCCATATTTCCATTCCTCGCGGCGCCCCTACGCCACACCCATCCTGAATGGCTTGTCCATCCCTCCcgctcacagccccactgctaACTGGGACCAGCCGGTCTACACAACCCTGACGAGGCCTTAG